TGTCGCCAGCGGCTTCGACGGCCTTCTTGTTGAGGATCGAGGCCCAGCTGTGGGTCAGGGAATTGAAGAACGAGGAGTTGGGGGCTTTCAGTTCGATGACGAAGGAGTAGTCGTCGAGGACCTTGACATCCTTGACGTCCTGGGAATAGCTGCGGATCTTGGCGCCTTTGTCGGTGGTGGCGCGCATCAGCGTGAAAGCGACGTCCTCTGCCTTCAGCTCTTCGCCGTTGTGGAACTTGACGCCCTTGCGGAGCACGAACTTGATCTCGGTGGGCGAGACGAACTCCCAGCTCTCGGCGAGACCGGGCGTGACAACGTTCTGATTGTCGCGGAAAATCAGCGTGTCGTACAGCTCGAAGCAGCAGCGCGAACTGGGAACGTCGTTGTGGCCGATAGGATCCATGCTGGTGACGTCGTACTGATCGGCGACGATCAGACGATCCTTGGCCGCGAAAGCGGTGCTGGCCGCCACACCGAGAACGAGGGCCGCGAGAGCCAGAATGGTGCTTTTCTTCATGTAATGCCATCTCCTTCGATAGGATAAGAGCACTGAAAGCCAAACTGCCGTCCCGTCTCCCGCCAGCGCCCGCCGGGGACGGGATGGCGACATCGCGTCGCCGCCGCGCGGTCTGTCCCGCAGACCGCTTTGTTTCTCGATCCGCTTTCCGTCTTGTTCGTGTCCAAAGAAACGATCGCCGACGGTGCTCTTCCGAATGTTATTTATTGTTAGGAAAGCACGGCGAAAGACAGAAAGTTTTCATGTGAATAATTATGCCTTATTCGGGGCTCGTCGTCAAGAAGATATAATTTTTAACTTGTCAAAGACAAGAAGTCAAAATTGCGCGAATGTTTTCAAAGAGACTTCCGACGCTTTGAACCTGCTTCTTCGATGAACTCTTTCCCGCTTCTGAGGCGTCGGCCGTCCATATTTACGGGAATGTATCTGTTTGTCTTAACTAATCAATGGATTGTTCAATAACTTTGTCAAGAGTCCGCTTCGAAATCATGCCGGGCAATGACCGATCGTCAATCGGAAAAGCAATCTCCCGTTTTTAAAGGCCGTCTCCGCGGATCGGAGCTGATCCTAATTCTTGTAACATGGTTTTCTGGGCGCTGCGGGGGAGTCCTGTGCGACAGGACTCCCCCGCAGCGCCCTTGCGTCCGGCTTTTTAATTAAGAAATAGTATGAAACGGTGAAGCCGTCGAGAGCCAGGGACGGCGCGTTCTCCAAGGGGATTTGACAGTCTGCCAACTTATAAATTAAAATGAGTTGTCACAATCTCTGAAAATTTTTCTCGAACGTATGGTCGAACAGAACTCGTCAGAAGAGGGGATTTCCATGAGGAAGGGGCAGGGGCAGTCCGTCTATTCCAAAATCGCCTTTGATCTCGCCGTCAAAATTGCCAGCGGCGAGCTCAGGGAAGGGACGAAGATCACCGGACGCTCGTTGATGGGGACGCAGTACAAGGCGTCTCCGGAAACGATCCGGCGCGCGCTCTGGCATCTGAACGACGTGGGGGCCATTTCGACGCAGGACAACGTCGGTTCGACGATTGTATCCCGAAGCCATGCCGTGGAATATGTCGAGCATCGCCAGCTCGACAACGATCTGCTCGCTCTCAGAGCGCGGCTTGACGCCATGATCGCGGCGCGGGACGAGCTTAATCGAGACATCGACGCCACCCTCGGGCAGATCCTTGAATTGAATCAGCGCTTTCGGGACAGCGACCGACTGCACATGTTCACGTTCAAGATCGGCGGAACTTTCCCCGCTCTGGGGGTCAGCATCCGCGATTTTCAGTTCCGGCAAAAAACCGGCGCCACGATCGTGGCGATCAGGCGGGATGATGAAACCATACTGTCGCCGGAGCCGTCGACGGAATTCAAGGTCAACGACGTGCTGATCGTCGCGTGCGGGGTGCAGCATATCGATAAAGTCCGCGAACTCATGGAGGACGGCGTTCCCAAGGCCCGCTGCAAAAGTTGAAGGGCGACGGGACGAAGCCATTTTTTCGGAGAGTGACGCGCTTCTTCGCGAACTCCTGGGGCGCTGGGGAGGGGCCGCTTTCGGGGCGGTCTGTCTCCCGCCGCCATCGGCGCTCCGGGGGATCCGAAACCCATGAAAAGGAGGACATCATGAAAAAGACGACAAGATCGCTGCTGCTCTTGGCAATGCTCCTGCCGTGTGTGTCGGCGGGGTGCGCCGCCGGCGGCACTGCGACGGGGAAAGAGAAAACCGCTCTCACATTCGCCGACGTGGGCTGGGATTCCATCAAACTGAACAACGCGCTGGCCGGATTGATCGCGGAAAAAGTTTTTGGGTACACGTGGCAGGAAACGCCGGGTTCCACGCCGATCTCCCATGAGGCCCTGCTGAAGGGAGAAATCGACATTCACATGGAGGAATGGACCAGCAACATTCGGTCTTACGCTCCGGACCTGCAGGCCGGCCGTTTCACCGAACTGGGCGTGAACTTCGACGATAACCGCCAGGGCTTTTACATTCCCAGGTACGTGGCCGACCGCTGTCCCGATCTGAAGAGCGTAAAAGATCTGGCCCGTTATGCCGAACTGTTCCCCGACCCGGAGGATGCCTCGAAGGGCATCATTTACGGCGGCATCGTCGGCTGGGAGATCACGGAGATCATGAACAAAAAAATAGCGGCCTACGGGCTGGACAAGAGTTACAACTATTTCGCCAGCGGTAGCGACGCGGTGCTCAGCGCGGCGATGGTCTCCGCCTGGGACAAGAAGGCACCGATCGTGGCCTATTACTGGGAACCCACGTGGCTGCTGGGAAAATACGATTTCGTCCTTCTCGAAGACGAGCCGTACGACGCCGAACGCTATCACGAGGGATACAGCGCCTGCCCTTCGGTCACGGTGACGGTGGCGGTGAGCAATGACTTTGCCGCGTCGAATCCGGAATTCTGCGCGTTTCTTGCTAAATTCAAGATGAGTTCCGCGATGATCAGCGAAGCTTTAGCCTATATGAACACCACCAATGCCGGCTACGAAGAGGCCGCGGAGTGGCTGTTGACGAAGTCGCATCCCGAACTGCTGGATCGATGGCTCTCGCCCGAACAGGCGGCAAAGGTGAGGGCGGCTCTGTGACAGCGCCGCTTTGTGCGTTCCGAAAGGGGGTAGAGCATGGATTGGCTGTTCACATTCCCGGAATTCTTCAAACTGAACACGACGGCGATCGACACGACGGTGCGTTCTTTCGCCGTGAACGCCGAAACCTTTCTTGACCTGATCAAAGGCGGCCTCAACAGCTTCGTGAGCCTCGTCCTGCTGTGCCTGAGGCACGTGCCGTGGCCGCTCTTCCTGCTGCTGGTCGCGCTCCTGGTCTGGCGCGCCCGCCGGAGTCTCCGCAGCGGCGTCCTGTACGCCGCGCTGGTCGCTGCCATCGGCTTCGCCGGACTGTGGCAGATGATGCTGGTGACGCTGTCCGTCGTGCTGGCCAGCGTGATGATCGCCCTTGTGATCGGCATTCCGATCGGGATCCTGATCTCCGGTTCCGATCTGGCGAATAAAATGCTCCGCCCCGTTTTGGACACCATGCAGACGATGCCGGTGTTCGTCTATCTGATCCCCGCGCTGCTGCTGTTCGGGACGGGCAACGCCTCGGGCGTGATCGCCACGGTCATTTACGCCGTCGTCCCGGTCATCCGCCTCACCAGTCTGGGGATCCGCCAGGTGGACAAAGAGGTGGTGGAAGCCGCCAGGGCCTTCGGCTCCACACGGTGGCAAACGCTGTTCAAGGTGCAGATCCCCCAGGCCAAACCGACGATCATGGCGGGCGTCAACCAGACTCTGATGATGGCCATGGCCATGGTGGTCACGACTTCGATGATCGGCGTGCGCGGGCTCGGCATGGAAGTCTTGAACGCCGTCAACCGGATCGAGATCGGGCGCGGGCTCGTGGCCGGAAGCTGCGTCGTCGTCCTGGCGATCGTGCTCGATCGGGTGACGCAGGGGATGAGCTCCGGAAAAGGTGCGGACAGTCCCAATGGAGACGGAGGACAGGCTCATGACAGCCCTTCGAAATGACGTGATCCTGAGGATGGAGCACGTGACCAAGCTCTATGGTCCGAACTGCGCGGAAGCGTCCAGGATGATGTCGGCGGGGGCCGACAAGGATACGGTTTACAAAAAAACGGGGTGCACCGTCGCTTTGTGGGATGTCGGCCTGGAGGTTTTCAGGGGAAGCATTTTCGTGATCATCGGCCTTTCGGGATCGGGAAAATCGACGGCGGTACGCTGTTTCAACAGACTGACGACGCCGACGAGCGGAAAGGTCCTCTTCGAGGGGCGCGATATTCAGTCGATGAGCCGCAGGGAGCTGCTGAACCTGCGCCGCGAAAAGATAGCGATGGTCTTTCAGTCGTTCGGGCTGATGAGCCACAGAGACGTCCTGGGAAACGTCACCTACGGCCTGGAGGTGAAAGGGCTCGGGCGCGAAGACCGTGAACGCCTCGCCAAAGCGAGCATTTCCATGGTGGGACTCGACGGCTGGGAACATCAGCCGTGCGAGCGGCTCTCCGGCGGGATGCGCCAGCGGGTCGGCATCGCCCGGGCGCTGGTCAGCGATCCCGAAGTGCTGCTGATGGACGAGCCGTTTTCCGCGCTGGATCCTCTGGTGCGCCGGGACATGCAGTTCGAACTGCTGCAGATCCAGCGGAAACTGAAAAAGACGATCGTCTTCATCACGCACGACATCGACGAAGCCTTCAAGATGGGGGACAGGGTCTGCATCATGAAGGACGGGAAAGTCGTTCAGATCGGCACGCCGGAACAGCTGAGCACGCAGCCTGCCGACGAGTACGTGCGGAACTTCGTCAACAGCGCGGACAAGACGAAAGTGGTGTCGGTGCGCAACATCATGATCACGCCGTCCAGCATTGTCCGCCTGGACAACAGCGTGGATTACGCCATCCATGAGATGCGGATGAACGGTTTGTCTTCCGTTTTCGTGATCGACCATGATCTGCGCCTGTCAGGGATCCTCTCGATCAGGGAGGCGATCGAGGCGCGCCGGCAGGGGCAGCCGATCGCTCAGGCGCTCTGCCGGAACGTGCAGACCGCGACGCCCGATACGCTGATCGCAGACGCCATCTCCCTCGCGGCGGAAGCGCCGTTCCCCATCGCCGTTGTCGACGAGGAGGGGGTTTTGCTCGGCATCGTCACCAAGGCCAGCATCCTTTCCTCTCTGATGTGAGCCGCTTTCCGGCGAAAACCCGGAGGCGCGGGCTGCGGACGGAGCCCTGCGGAGTCGCTCTGCGGAGAACGGGCGCGCTGCGGTCTTTCGGTATTCGCGAGTCCGTTGAACGAGAAAAGGCTGCTTCCCTCCATGCTTTTGCGCGGAGAGAAGCAGCCTTTTTTGTTCAAAGCGGCGTTGGCAGAGGCCGCGGGAGTGCGGCGGTCAATCGAGCGGGAGCAGATCGGGGAGCTGTCGGCCGGGATTGTCGTCCAGCGTGTAAACGGAGAAGGAGATCGCTTTCTGCCGTCCCAGCGAGTCGGTCACGGAAAGGCGGTGACGCCCCGGCGTCATCGGCCACAGGCAGGGCCGGTCCGCCGTGCCGCGGCCGGCGTATTTGCCGTCGACGAACCAGAAGAACTCGCCGGTGCCTTCGGCGCGGAAGACCAGTTTGGCGTCTTCCTCGTGCATCAGGTAAGCGGCGTCGGCCAGCGGCGAGGCGACCGTCAGCTCGGTCCGCTTTTCGCGCGCGCTTTCCATGTAGACGGACAGCTCCTGCGGCCAGACGACCACCACTTTGCCCTGTTCGAGCTGGTGCATGGGGCAGACTCCGGACGGCGAGACGCCGGGAATGAAATATTCCCTAACGGTGCGCGGGCAAAGGTCAGTGGGCGGCAGTCCCGAAAGCGAGCAGACTTCGCGCTGCGCCACGCCGGCCGGCGGCGCGCCGAATCCTCCCGGCGGCAGGGCGCGGAACGCTTTCAGCACGGCTGGCGCGGCCGCGCCGAGGCCGACGAGTTCGGGATGCGGTTCGCCGCGCGGGTCCCCCAGCCACACGACCAGCGACCAGCGGTCGTTCCAGCCGGCCGTCCAGGCGTCGCGCAGGCCGTAGGAGGTACCGGTCTTGAAGGCGATCTGCCCGCGCGACGGATCGACGGATCGCAGCAGCGTCGGCATCCGCGCCGGATCGGCGAGGACGTTGGTGGTGATCCAGGCGCTTTCGGCGGAATAGACGTCGCGTTCCGAAAGCGGCTCTTTTTCGACGAAGCGGCTCTCGATCAGCCGTCCGCGGCGCGCCAGCGCGGTGACGGCGCGGGCGAGCTGGAGCGGCGACACTTCGCAGCCGCCCAGCACGAGCGAGTCGCCGTAGTGCGCGGCGCTCTGCGTCAGCGCCGCGAAGCCGAGATTGCGCAGTTTCTGCAGCAGGCGTTCGCCGCCTTCCGCGCGCAGGATGCGCACGGCGGGGACGTTGAGCGAATCGACCAGCGCGTTGGCGGCGCTGACGGGGCCGCGATAGATGCGGTCGAAGTTGCGCGGCGCGCGTCCCGAAAGCGTCAGCGGCGTGTCGGCCATCAGCGAGGCGGGTGTGAGCGCGCCGTCCTCGAAGGCCATGGCGTAGGCGAACGGTTTCAGCGCCGAGCCGGGCGAACGCAAAGACGAGGCGCAGTCCACCCAGCCGGCGGGAGCGCCCTTCATGCCCCAGCGGGCGTTGGGCACATAGGCGCGCACGGCGCCGGTGGCGTTCTCGATCAGCACGCCGGCCGCCGTGACGGCGTCGTCCTGCGAGGCCAGCGCGTCGAGCAGCGCGGCGCGGAGGACTTTCTGCGCGTTGCGGTCGAGCGTGGACGTGATGTCCTTTTCTTCCGTCAGGCTGATGACCTTCTGGCAGGAGACCCACTCGTCGGCCGGCGGCGGCGAGATCGTTTCCGGCAGCGGTTCGGCCATGGCGGAGCGCGCCTGCCGGTCGGTGATCCTGCCGCGCTCGCGCAGCAGCGAAATGGCCCAGTTGCGCCGCTGCCGCGCCGCTTGGGGATGCAGGTCGGGACGGTAGGCGGTCGGTCCCTTGATCATGACGGCCAGCAGCGACGCCTGCGCGATGGTCAGGTCGCGGGCCGAGCGACGGAACCAGGCCAGCGAGGCGGCTTCGACGCCGCGCAGATTGCTGCCCAGCGGGACCACGTTCAGGTAGATCTGGAGGATCTCGTCTTTCGATTTGATCTTTTCCAGTTGAGTTGCCTGGGCGAACTCGCGCAGCTTGGTTTTCAGATTGCGTTCGGCCGGCCAGCAGAGGCGGATCACCTGGCTGGTGATTGTCGAGGCGCCGGAGCGCACCTTCCCGGCCAGCAGATTGTCCTTGGCGGCGCGCAAAACGCCCCGCCAGTCCACGCCGCCGTGCGACCAGAAACGACGGTCCTCCACTTCCACGGCGACGAGCGGCATCCAGCGCCCCATCTCAGAAAGAAGGACGGGGAGACAAAACTCCCCGTCCTCTGACATGGTCACGCTGAGCATCGTCCCCTTGCGGTCGCGGACGACCGTGGAGCGGGGCCAGGACGAGAGGCGCGCCTCGATCGGCTCGAGCCGGCCGAGCCGGTTCCAATAACGCCAACCGGCTGCGGCGGCGAGAAACGCGCAGAGAAGCGCCGCCCCTCCCATCCAAAGCGTGAGCTTATGAAATTTCATCTGTAATGAACGGTTACTGGATCGTCACCGTACCGGCCTTGCCGAGGTAACCGATGCCCTTGTTGCCCAGCGCCTCGACGGAGATCGGCGGTACGGAGAACGTGCCGCGGTAGAC
This sequence is a window from Pyramidobacter sp. YE332. Protein-coding genes within it:
- a CDS encoding TrkA C-terminal domain-containing protein → MRKGQGQSVYSKIAFDLAVKIASGELREGTKITGRSLMGTQYKASPETIRRALWHLNDVGAISTQDNVGSTIVSRSHAVEYVEHRQLDNDLLALRARLDAMIAARDELNRDIDATLGQILELNQRFRDSDRLHMFTFKIGGTFPALGVSIRDFQFRQKTGATIVAIRRDDETILSPEPSTEFKVNDVLIVACGVQHIDKVRELMEDGVPKARCKS
- a CDS encoding ABC transporter substrate-binding protein produces the protein MKKTTRSLLLLAMLLPCVSAGCAAGGTATGKEKTALTFADVGWDSIKLNNALAGLIAEKVFGYTWQETPGSTPISHEALLKGEIDIHMEEWTSNIRSYAPDLQAGRFTELGVNFDDNRQGFYIPRYVADRCPDLKSVKDLARYAELFPDPEDASKGIIYGGIVGWEITEIMNKKIAAYGLDKSYNYFASGSDAVLSAAMVSAWDKKAPIVAYYWEPTWLLGKYDFVLLEDEPYDAERYHEGYSACPSVTVTVAVSNDFAASNPEFCAFLAKFKMSSAMISEALAYMNTTNAGYEEAAEWLLTKSHPELLDRWLSPEQAAKVRAAL
- a CDS encoding ABC transporter permease subunit; amino-acid sequence: MDWLFTFPEFFKLNTTAIDTTVRSFAVNAETFLDLIKGGLNSFVSLVLLCLRHVPWPLFLLLVALLVWRARRSLRSGVLYAALVAAIGFAGLWQMMLVTLSVVLASVMIALVIGIPIGILISGSDLANKMLRPVLDTMQTMPVFVYLIPALLLFGTGNASGVIATVIYAVVPVIRLTSLGIRQVDKEVVEAARAFGSTRWQTLFKVQIPQAKPTIMAGVNQTLMMAMAMVVTTSMIGVRGLGMEVLNAVNRIEIGRGLVAGSCVVVLAIVLDRVTQGMSSGKGADSPNGDGGQAHDSPSK
- a CDS encoding glycine betaine/L-proline ABC transporter ATP-binding protein — translated: MTALRNDVILRMEHVTKLYGPNCAEASRMMSAGADKDTVYKKTGCTVALWDVGLEVFRGSIFVIIGLSGSGKSTAVRCFNRLTTPTSGKVLFEGRDIQSMSRRELLNLRREKIAMVFQSFGLMSHRDVLGNVTYGLEVKGLGREDRERLAKASISMVGLDGWEHQPCERLSGGMRQRVGIARALVSDPEVLLMDEPFSALDPLVRRDMQFELLQIQRKLKKTIVFITHDIDEAFKMGDRVCIMKDGKVVQIGTPEQLSTQPADEYVRNFVNSADKTKVVSVRNIMITPSSIVRLDNSVDYAIHEMRMNGLSSVFVIDHDLRLSGILSIREAIEARRQGQPIAQALCRNVQTATPDTLIADAISLAAEAPFPIAVVDEEGVLLGIVTKASILSSLM
- the pbpC gene encoding penicillin-binding protein 1C, encoding MKFHKLTLWMGGAALLCAFLAAAAGWRYWNRLGRLEPIEARLSSWPRSTVVRDRKGTMLSVTMSEDGEFCLPVLLSEMGRWMPLVAVEVEDRRFWSHGGVDWRGVLRAAKDNLLAGKVRSGASTITSQVIRLCWPAERNLKTKLREFAQATQLEKIKSKDEILQIYLNVVPLGSNLRGVEAASLAWFRRSARDLTIAQASLLAVMIKGPTAYRPDLHPQAARQRRNWAISLLRERGRITDRQARSAMAEPLPETISPPPADEWVSCQKVISLTEEKDITSTLDRNAQKVLRAALLDALASQDDAVTAAGVLIENATGAVRAYVPNARWGMKGAPAGWVDCASSLRSPGSALKPFAYAMAFEDGALTPASLMADTPLTLSGRAPRNFDRIYRGPVSAANALVDSLNVPAVRILRAEGGERLLQKLRNLGFAALTQSAAHYGDSLVLGGCEVSPLQLARAVTALARRGRLIESRFVEKEPLSERDVYSAESAWITTNVLADPARMPTLLRSVDPSRGQIAFKTGTSYGLRDAWTAGWNDRWSLVVWLGDPRGEPHPELVGLGAAAPAVLKAFRALPPGGFGAPPAGVAQREVCSLSGLPPTDLCPRTVREYFIPGVSPSGVCPMHQLEQGKVVVVWPQELSVYMESAREKRTELTVASPLADAAYLMHEEDAKLVFRAEGTGEFFWFVDGKYAGRGTADRPCLWPMTPGRHRLSVTDSLGRQKAISFSVYTLDDNPGRQLPDLLPLD